Below is a genomic region from Paenibacillus rhizovicinus.
TATGCCGTCCGAGACGGCGGAACGGTTTAAGCAAGCCGGGGCGAGCCGGATCGTGCAAGGAACCGAGCATTAATTTGACGGGCGTACCGGCGTTGTTCCCGGTATGACCGGACATTGGACAGGCGCGATGGCAGTGATTTTGCCGTCGCCGGGCTGCTTCATGCAGCGCGGTTCCGCGCGAAGTGGAAGCGCTTTATCCTGTGCGGATAATGCGCGACGGCCGCGGCAGAATGGATGGTTGCACGGCGCAGCTAGAATCGGCTTCAATGCAGGAAATTCAGGAGAGGAGAGATCGCGATGAATCGGGCGTTTATTCGCGCAAGCCTGGAGAACGGAGCGCCGTCCGGCGCAGCACTGTTGTTCCCGTCAGAGGACCAAGCGCAATTCTGGAGCCGGGTGAGCACGTCGGCGGACTACGAGGCTATGGTCGCGGAGATTAAGTCGGAGGGACTGAGATTGCTCGGGGAGCCGATTCCGGAGCTGCGCTACTCGCTGTTTACGCTGTTCGAGACGACGGGCAGCAGGCTGGCCTATGAAAGGGTCTATTTCGAGAAGCGCAGAAGGCTGAACGCGATGGCATTCTTGACGCAGCTGGAGCCGAACGATGAGCGGTACCGAACGGCGCTGCACGATGTGATATGGTCGATTTGCAATGAATATACGTGGTGCCTGCCGGCGCATTTGCGAGATTCGGCAGAAACGGACGGCGGACAGGCGTTCGCGATCGATTCGCCGGAATGGAGCAGGCGGGAGCGCAGAACGGCGATCGATCTATTCTCGGCGGAGACGGGCTTTGCGTTATGCGAGATTGCATGTCTGGCCGGATCCGAGCTTCCTCCCCTCCTCCGGAGCAGAATTGTTGAAGAAGTCGTCCAGCGGTTGTTCAAGCCTTACTTGCTTCAAGGTCCTTACTTTTGGGAAACGGTCGATAATAACTGGGCTTCGGTTTGCGCAGGATCCATCGCGTCTGCGGCGCTTCTGCTGTTGGACGAAACGGAACGATTGGCGGAAATCGTGGAGAAGGCGCTCGGCACGATGAATCATTATTTGTCCGGCCTGGGCGATGACGGCGCTTGCTTGGAAGGCGTCGGCTACTGGAATTACGGTTTCGGCTATTTCGTTTATTTCGCCGATTTGCTGGAGCGGCGGACGAAAGGCGCGATTGACTTGTTCGAGAACGATAAAGTGCGGCAGATCGCCCAATTCCAGCAGAAGGCCTATCTCGACGGCGATACGACGGTTAATTTCTCCGACGCCGTTCAGCATGCCAATGTCCAAATCGGTCTCTCGCACTACTTGGCCGGCCGTTATCCGGAGACAGCGCCTCCGCCGAACGCGCTTCGGGCGCCGTTCACGGAGGATCATTGCAGCCGCTGGGCGCATGCGTTCCGCAACCTGCTCTGGTTCGACCCGCAGATGAAAGGCGAGAGCTGGGCGAGCGGCGATTATTATTTGCCGAATGCCCAATGGCTCGTTTCCCGCACCGCGCCGGGAGCCGGGCGGTTCGGTTTTGCCGCGAAGGGCGGCCATAACGAGGAGCCGCATAACCATAACGATATCGGCCAGTTCATCCTGACGGGCGATGGCGAGGTATTCGTCTGCGATCTCGGAAGCGGCGAGTATACGGCCGACTATTTCGGAGCGGGGCGGTACGGTTACGATTGCAACGGCTC
It encodes:
- a CDS encoding heparinase II/III family protein, which codes for MNRAFIRASLENGAPSGAALLFPSEDQAQFWSRVSTSADYEAMVAEIKSEGLRLLGEPIPELRYSLFTLFETTGSRLAYERVYFEKRRRLNAMAFLTQLEPNDERYRTALHDVIWSICNEYTWCLPAHLRDSAETDGGQAFAIDSPEWSRRERRTAIDLFSAETGFALCEIACLAGSELPPLLRSRIVEEVVQRLFKPYLLQGPYFWETVDNNWASVCAGSIASAALLLLDETERLAEIVEKALGTMNHYLSGLGDDGACLEGVGYWNYGFGYFVYFADLLERRTKGAIDLFENDKVRQIAQFQQKAYLDGDTTVNFSDAVQHANVQIGLSHYLAGRYPETAPPPNALRAPFTEDHCSRWAHAFRNLLWFDPQMKGESWASGDYYLPNAQWLVSRTAPGAGRFGFAAKGGHNEEPHNHNDIGQFILTGDGEVFVCDLGSGEYTADYFGAGRYGYDCNGSQGHSVPVVDGKHQIAGRANAARDVTVSIGEKQDELMFDMADAYGLPQLESLQRRFVWRKSELPSLTLEDVYRFSSVPGAIVERIVSRIKPDLTLAGIVTLQSEEGRRLAIRYDAEQLRPSAENHTLADHFGRETDWHAIDFQVLAPRLEQRVQLTFQFE